The proteins below come from a single Mercenaria mercenaria strain notata chromosome 3, MADL_Memer_1, whole genome shotgun sequence genomic window:
- the LOC128555941 gene encoding uncharacterized protein LOC128555941: protein MRFKQINPRPLKQKYRLYSPTAMHNAYKYIKDENASVCRAAKIFGVPEQTLRDRIHGKIDPDCVTTGRAPVLSLYEESKIVDHLKTMAGYGYGYTKQETVDIATDYAIRLGKRTKSNPLTLAWFEGFRNRWPDVKVHKPRSLEQLRAKMANEKNVNTYFDNLRGTLDQYDLHDKPHLIFNIDEKGISLDHKPPHIVHVHANPPAVTTGKSKTVTVLGCGSASGVAIPPYFVFAGKRMNPDLLAGKCAGADGTVSETGWSNGAIFRHWIEHHFIKYIPGRTNEPVLLMLDGHKSHVSVGLAEWALEQNIVIFVLPAHCSHILQPFDVACFGPFQKIYNIQCHKLIRETSATICRYNVCELACQAYTKAVSPENLQSGFRKTGIFPLDKAAIPQDKLLPADVYQESAECSQASEASTVEGGIEVNKDEGCSVFMKEKEKELKRKKSETEKQRKTRKTMSKIVSGKEMSTESVIEQMKEHELSQNKRKPDQMQTKEKSVKKSMKIKLLNKQSSPKPGPSTEKSAESPYRCEISDSESDNMDTEPCCVCNARQPIEISRNRCVKFVEWAQCDDTGQKIFKVTRLMMAKIDLTANGIVGKRI from the exons atccTCGTCCTCTGAAGCAGAAATACCGCCTCTACTCACCTACTGCCATGCACAATGCctacaaatatataaaagatgAAAATGCCTCAGTGTGTAGAGCTGCTAAGATTTTTGGAGTGCCTGAGCAGACCCTTAGGGACAGAATACATGGTAAAATTGATCCAGATTGTGTGACTACTGGAAGGGCCCCTGTTCTTTCTCTGTATGAGGAGTCTAAAATAGTTGACCATCTTAAAACGATGGCTGGGTATGGGTATGGATATACCAAACAAGAAACAGTTGACATTGCCACTGACTATGCTATCAGATTAGGTAAACGTACCAAATCCAACCCGCTTACTCTGGCTTGGTTTGAAGGTTTCAGAAACAGATGGCCAGACGTGAAAGTACACAAACCAAGAAGTTTGGAACAGCTGAGGGCAAAGATGGCAAATGAGAAAAATGTGAACACTTACTTTGACAATCTCAGGGGAACACTAGACCAGTATGATTTACATGACAAACCCCACCTCATTTTTAATATTGATGAAAAGGGTATCTCGTTGGACCATAAACCACCACATATTGTTCATGTACATGCTAATCCACCTGCAGTCACAACTGGAAAGAGCAAAACAGTCACTGTCTTGGGCTGCGGTAGTGCCAGTGGTGTGGCCATTCCGCCCTATTTTGTATTTGCAGGAAAGCGCATGAATCCTGACTTACTGGCGGGCAAATGTGCTGGTGCAGATGGAACAGTAAGCGAGACCGGCTGGTCCAACGGTGCTATCTTCAGACACTGGATTGAACATCATTTTATCAAGTACATTCCAGGTCGCACCAACGAACCTGTTCTACTTATGTTGGATGGTCACAAGTCGCATGTTTCTGTAGGGCTTGCAGAGTGGGCTCTGGAACAGAATATTGTCATTTTTGTCTTGCCTGCTCATTGCTCCCATATTCTTCAACCCTTTGATGTTGCCTGCTTTGGACCCTTCCAAAAAATCTATAACATCCAGTGCCACAAGTTAATAAGGGAAACATCTGCCACTATTTGTCGGTACAATGTGTGTGAGCTGGCGTGCCAAGCCTACACTAAGGCAGTATCCCCTGAAAATCTACAGTCTGGGTTCAGGAAGACGGGTATATTTCCCCTGGATAAAGCTGCCATACCTCAAGACAAGCTTCTACCAGCCGATGTCTATCAGGAGTCTGCAGAATGTAGTCAAGCTAGTGAAGCTTCTACAGTGGAAGGGGGCATTGAAGTTAACAAAGATGAAGGATGTAGTGTCTTCATGAAAGAAAAAGAGAAAGAACTTAAGAGAAAGAAATCAGAAACTGAAAAGcagagaaaaacaagaaaaactatgAGCAAAATAGTGTCAGGAAAAGAGATGTCTACAGAAAGTGTAATAGAGCAAATGAAAGAACATGAACTAAGTCAGAACAAAAGGAAGCCAGACCAAATGCAAACAAAGGAGAAGTCAgtaaaaaaatcaatgaaaatcaaACTCTTGAACAAACAGTCCAGTCCAAAGCCAGGCCCTTCCACTGAGAAGTCTGCTGAAAGCCCATATAGATGTGAAATATCTGACTCTGAGTCAGACAACATGGACACTGAGCCATGCTGTGTATGCAATGCACGCCAGCCTATTGAAATCTCTAGAAACAGGTGTGTTAAGTTTGTTGAGTGGGCTCAGTGTGATG ACACAGGCCAAAAAATATTTAAGGTGACACGGCTCATGATGGCAAAGATTGATTTAACTGCAAACGGTATTGTTGGAAAGCGCATATAA
- the LOC123546534 gene encoding uncharacterized protein LOC123546534, translated as MASTPPLSTSEDEDVETGAFGKDKFIRAYRTGGITSPKGTQVDKEGFFDRFSGKALNNQKKKNAELHAKIAKLEEEKTDLETKLQNEIQKSRDQQQKIHAIMKDCSKIQLGNGNTMTILQYDTDIEDPIPLLKQLMRITMEANDEIVHKLTISEHKLTNNSKTLQKIHSVVLQLSDIGSPSTQHQMMEHLKEMVEIPTENDDFVSLEKAFDGLKVDEGTTRFEDLNGDARRGIRIIVYKFGSIKRQAFANALGLKFEKQHSIGEESIDESSCASIILRWLKVPGNNVHKLLGILKGIEIQLIQDCMHDIKEQTFAKGRDTQERESRFQPVTNTPTRKMYESALSLKSTRSDVSETLDIIERCATETLQNLADSTDDVKTDVKSFLCAIIKSQMEHTRLLYAIGEKLSVTDEKVNIRMSDEKISGGGLKEDERREKYV; from the exons ATGGCATCAACTCCGCCACTTTCTACATCGGAAGACGAAGATGTGGAGACTGGTGCTTTCGGAAAGGACAAATTCATTAGAGCATACAGGACAGGCGGAATAACTTCCCCGAAAGGCACACAAGTAGACAAAGAAGGTTTTTTTGACCGTTTCAGTGGAAAAGCGTTAAACAATCAAAAGAAAAAGAACGCCGAATTACACGCTAAAATTGCAAAACTAGAAGAAGAAAAAACCGATTTGGAAACAAAGTTACAAAACGAAATACAG AAAAGTCGTGACCAACAGCAAAAGATCCACGCCATCATGAAAGACTGCAGTAAGATTCAACTAGGAAACGGAAACACTATGACGATACTACAGTACGACACGGACATTGAAGATCCTATTCCACTGCTCAAGCAACTTATGAGGATTACAATGGAAGCTAATGATGAAATCGTACATAAACTAACGATATCAGAacacaaactgacaaacaatagt AAAACACTGCAAAAGATTCATTCGGTGGTTCTTCAGTTGAGTGATATTGGGTCGCCTAGTACCCAGCATCAAATGATGGAACATCTAAAAGAAATGGTGGAAATACCAACAGAAAACGATGATTTCGTCTCACTTGAAAAAGCCTTTGATGGTCTGAAAGTAGATGAAGGAACCACACGATTCGAAGATCTCAACGGTGATGCCAGACGGGGAATAAGAATTATTGTGTATAAATTTG gaTCAATAAAAAGGCAAGCATTTGCGAATGCATTAGGCCTAAAGTTCGAGAAACAGCACAGTATAGGAGAAGAATCAATTGACGAAAGTTCCTGTGCATCCATTATTCTACGTTGGTTGAAAGTGCCTGGGAACAATGTCCACAAATTGCTAGGAATTTTAAAAGGCATCGAGATTCAGCTGATACAAG ATTGCATGCACGACATTAAAGAGCAGACATTCGCAAAAGGTCGCGACACACAAGAGAGAGAGTCGCGGTTTCAGCCTGTGACGAACACGCCAACACGTAAAATGTACGAATCTGCCCTGTCTCTAAAGTCGACAAGAAGTGATGTCAGTGAAACTTTAGATATAATTGAGAGATGCGCCACCGAAACACTTCAGAATTTGGCAGATTCTACTGACGACGTCAAAACAGATGTAAAGTCATTTTTATGCGCTATTATTAAGTCCCAAATGGAACACACGAGGCTACTCTATGCTATTGGAGAAAAGCTTAGTGTAACCGACGAAAAAGTAAACATTCGCATGTCCGACGAAAAGATATCCGGCGGAGGTCTTAAGGAAGATGAAAGGAGAGAGAAATATGTGTGA